A stretch of Desulfotalea psychrophila LSv54 DNA encodes these proteins:
- the purL gene encoding phosphoribosylformylglycinamidine synthase — MGVSVTQLYRRIDESRAYCFNVESSSSLTPEELNCLRLILAEGFLLETVSFEPVLVGDRVVELGPRMNFATAWSSNMVSICQATGLGIISRVERSRRYLVPADVDTQEFIAAHHDRMTECHYPQPITTFETGIKPAEVYDVDLMSGGADALLNIPGISMDEWDRNLYYDYFVNQEGRNPSIVEIMDLNNANSEHSRHGFFKAKQVIDGEEQEGTLFDLVTDTLDAHPAGSIIAFKDNSSVIAGHSFSALVPESPGQSCPFVRRDVTYNPLLTAETHNFPTGVAPFPGAETGTGGRLRDTMATGQGSMFIAGTAGYCVGNLNIPGYELSWEKNYPCPTNLASALEIEIEASNGASDYGNKFGEPLIQGFTRSFDMRLENGERWGFLKPIMFTAGIGQMNDQHTVKSAEEKGMIIVQVGGPAYRVGFGGGAASSMLQGENESELDFDAVQRGDAEMEQKMSRVIRACNEMGEKSLIEIIHDQGCGGPANVIKELVEKSGGRVDIRKIQVGDPTMSVLEIYVAEYQERCGFLIRPENIEQFENICKREKVGCEILGEVTGDLRFVLFDSENGTTPVDIDLPVLLGDIPQKTFEDNRTKNTFSPLKLAADATIESSLHDVLRLVSVGSKRFLTNKVDRAVSGLIAQQQCVGPLQLPLSNVAVVAQSHFSKSGIASAIGEQSIKMLIDPAAGARMAVGEVLTNMVWAKIDDMEQIKCSANWMWAPKLAGEGAALYDAAKAMRDTMIEVGMAVDGGKDSLSMATMVGDEVVKSPRELVISTYAAMADLDKKVTPDLKHVDSELFFIDPSCGAARMGGTALAQVNGQLGDKSPDVEDGALLKKAFLAVQEMIDAGLISAGHDRSDGGLVTTMLEMAFAGNCGLKIELSGDVSAHDYLFNEELGMMIECVPGAEAEVEEILVAAGITPVALGFTTADKNISISYNGEQVLNREMQVLRSWWEETSYQLERLQVNVACAESEKEVIYDRKGPAYHLPFAPEPATAEVLAATDKPKIAILRDEGSNSDREMTAAFYSAGFEAWDVCMNDLLAGSVDLADFRGLAAVGGFSYADVPESAKGWAATIQFNPRLKEMFDTFYNRPDTFTFGICNGCQLFSLLGWVPQLGTSAEDQPRFAGNLSGRFESRWTTVKVQASTSIMLQGMEDLVFGIHVDHGEGRLLFPNADIMEHVKEHGMTPMVYVDDEGEATEQYPLNPNGSAEGLAGLCSADGRHLALMPHPERCFLPWQMHYLPEEMKELEVSPWFQMFKNAYDWCMSN; from the coding sequence ATGGGTGTATCAGTTACACAGCTGTATAGAAGAATAGATGAGAGTCGTGCCTACTGTTTTAATGTTGAATCATCCAGCTCTTTAACCCCTGAAGAGTTGAACTGTCTAAGGCTTATTTTAGCTGAGGGTTTTTTACTCGAGACAGTATCATTTGAGCCAGTGCTTGTCGGTGATCGAGTTGTTGAGCTCGGACCGCGCATGAACTTTGCCACAGCCTGGTCTTCTAACATGGTTTCCATCTGCCAGGCCACGGGCCTTGGCATTATTAGCCGTGTTGAGCGCTCCCGACGATACCTTGTACCTGCTGATGTTGATACCCAAGAATTTATTGCTGCTCACCACGATCGAATGACCGAATGTCATTACCCCCAGCCCATTACCACCTTTGAAACCGGAATCAAGCCAGCAGAGGTCTATGATGTTGATTTGATGAGCGGCGGTGCCGATGCCCTGTTGAACATTCCCGGTATCTCCATGGATGAGTGGGATCGTAACCTCTATTACGACTACTTTGTTAACCAAGAGGGACGGAATCCGAGCATTGTCGAGATCATGGATCTAAATAATGCCAACTCCGAGCATTCCCGCCATGGCTTTTTCAAGGCTAAGCAGGTAATTGATGGTGAAGAGCAGGAGGGAACCCTTTTTGATCTTGTCACCGATACCCTTGATGCCCATCCCGCCGGTTCAATCATTGCCTTTAAAGATAATTCCAGTGTTATTGCTGGCCATAGCTTTTCAGCTCTTGTTCCAGAGAGTCCAGGCCAGAGTTGCCCCTTTGTCCGCAGGGATGTGACCTATAATCCTCTCCTTACCGCTGAAACCCATAACTTTCCCACTGGTGTGGCTCCCTTCCCCGGTGCTGAAACAGGCACAGGCGGTAGACTTCGTGATACCATGGCTACCGGTCAGGGTTCAATGTTTATAGCTGGTACAGCAGGTTACTGTGTTGGTAATCTCAATATTCCTGGTTATGAGCTCAGCTGGGAAAAGAACTATCCATGTCCCACCAATCTTGCCTCTGCCCTTGAGATTGAAATTGAGGCCAGTAACGGTGCTTCTGATTATGGTAATAAGTTCGGCGAACCCCTGATTCAGGGATTCACCCGTTCCTTTGATATGCGTCTTGAAAACGGTGAGCGCTGGGGCTTTCTTAAGCCCATCATGTTCACCGCCGGTATTGGTCAGATGAATGATCAACATACTGTAAAGTCAGCTGAAGAAAAGGGCATGATCATCGTTCAAGTTGGCGGTCCTGCCTACCGTGTTGGTTTTGGTGGTGGTGCAGCCTCTTCTATGCTGCAGGGTGAGAATGAGTCTGAATTGGATTTTGATGCGGTTCAGCGTGGCGATGCCGAGATGGAACAGAAGATGAGTCGTGTCATCCGCGCCTGTAACGAGATGGGCGAGAAGAGCCTCATTGAGATAATTCACGATCAAGGTTGCGGTGGTCCTGCCAACGTTATCAAAGAGCTGGTTGAAAAATCAGGTGGCCGGGTAGATATCAGAAAGATACAGGTGGGTGATCCTACCATGTCTGTTCTGGAAATCTATGTTGCTGAATATCAAGAGCGTTGTGGCTTCCTTATTCGTCCAGAGAATATTGAGCAATTTGAAAATATCTGTAAGCGTGAAAAGGTGGGCTGTGAGATCCTCGGTGAGGTGACAGGTGATCTTCGTTTCGTTCTCTTTGATTCCGAAAATGGTACAACACCCGTTGATATCGATCTTCCTGTGCTTCTTGGCGATATCCCGCAGAAGACCTTTGAAGATAACCGTACTAAGAATACATTCTCGCCATTGAAATTGGCAGCAGATGCTACCATTGAAAGCAGTCTTCACGATGTTTTACGTCTGGTTTCCGTTGGCTCCAAGAGGTTTCTGACTAATAAGGTGGATCGTGCCGTATCCGGTCTTATTGCCCAGCAACAATGTGTGGGGCCTCTTCAGTTGCCTCTCAGTAACGTGGCCGTGGTTGCTCAATCTCATTTTTCCAAGAGTGGTATTGCCAGTGCTATTGGTGAGCAGTCTATTAAGATGCTTATTGATCCCGCAGCCGGCGCCCGTATGGCCGTGGGCGAGGTCTTGACCAATATGGTCTGGGCTAAGATTGACGATATGGAGCAGATCAAGTGTTCCGCCAACTGGATGTGGGCACCAAAGCTTGCCGGCGAAGGTGCCGCTCTCTACGATGCAGCCAAGGCCATGCGCGATACTATGATTGAAGTGGGTATGGCCGTCGATGGTGGTAAGGACAGTCTCTCCATGGCAACCATGGTTGGTGATGAGGTGGTCAAGTCTCCTCGTGAGTTGGTTATCTCCACCTATGCCGCCATGGCCGATCTGGATAAGAAGGTCACCCCTGATCTCAAGCATGTGGACAGTGAACTCTTCTTCATCGATCCAAGCTGTGGCGCGGCCCGTATGGGTGGCACTGCCCTGGCTCAGGTTAATGGCCAACTGGGCGATAAGAGCCCCGATGTTGAGGATGGCGCCTTGCTCAAGAAGGCATTTCTTGCCGTTCAGGAGATGATTGATGCCGGTCTGATTTCAGCTGGACATGATAGAAGTGACGGTGGTTTAGTTACCACCATGCTCGAGATGGCCTTTGCCGGTAACTGTGGTTTGAAAATAGAGCTCAGCGGTGATGTTTCAGCCCATGACTATCTCTTCAATGAAGAGTTGGGAATGATGATCGAATGTGTGCCAGGTGCCGAGGCGGAGGTTGAGGAAATCTTGGTCGCAGCAGGTATCACTCCAGTAGCCCTTGGTTTCACCACTGCCGATAAGAATATCTCCATCTCCTATAACGGTGAGCAGGTTCTAAATCGTGAGATGCAGGTACTTCGTTCCTGGTGGGAGGAGACCAGTTATCAGCTTGAGCGTCTTCAGGTTAATGTCGCCTGTGCCGAGAGTGAAAAAGAGGTCATCTACGATCGCAAGGGTCCAGCTTATCATCTGCCATTTGCCCCTGAGCCTGCCACGGCAGAGGTCTTGGCTGCAACGGATAAACCAAAGATTGCCATCCTCCGTGACGAGGGTTCCAACTCCGATCGCGAGATGACCGCAGCCTTCTATTCCGCGGGCTTTGAGGCATGGGATGTCTGCATGAACGATCTGCTGGCCGGATCGGTTGATCTTGCCGACTTCAGAGGACTTGCCGCAGTTGGTGGTTTCTCCTATGCCGATGTACCGGAGTCTGCCAAGGGTTGGGCTGCTACCATTCAGTTTAATCCGCGTCTTAAGGAGATGTTTGATACCTTCTATAATCGTCCAGACACCTTTACCTTTGGTATCTGTAACGGTTGTCAGCTCTTTTCTCTTCTTGGTTGGGTCCCTCAGCTGGGCACCTCGGCTGAAGATCAGCCTCGTTTTGCTGGTAACCTCTCGGGTAGGTTTGAGTCTCGCTGGACAACGGTGAAGGTTCAGGCCAGTACCTCTATCATGCTTCAGGGTATGGAAGATCTGGTCTTTGGTATCCATGTGGATCATGGTGAGGGACGTCTCCTCTTCCCCAACGCCGATATCATGGAGCATGTGAAGGAACACGGCATGACCCCCATGGTCTATGTTGATGATGAGGGCGAGGCCACCGAGCAGTATCCGCTCAATCCCAACGGTTCTGCCGAGGGACTTGCCGGACTCTGTTCAGCAGATGGTCGCCATCTTGCCCTGATGCCACATCCGGAGCGCTGTTTTCTTCCATGGCAGATGCACTACCTGCCGGAGGAGATGAAGGAGCTGGAGGTTTCTCCATGGTTCCAGATGTTCAAAAATGCCTATGACTGGTGTATGAGTAACTAG